From Gemmatimonadota bacterium, one genomic window encodes:
- a CDS encoding acyl carrier protein, translating to MAENTEARVKEIIVNELGVEPEKVTPEASFVEDLGADSLDTVELVMAFEEEFGIEIPDEDAEQLQTVGDAIRYLKEHQAA from the coding sequence ATGGCGGAGAACACCGAGGCGCGGGTGAAGGAGATCATCGTCAACGAGCTGGGGGTCGAGCCGGAGAAGGTTACGCCCGAGGCTTCGTTCGTGGAGGATCTGGGTGCCGATTCACTGGACACGGTAGAGCTGGTGATGGCCTTCGAGGAGGAGTTCGGCATCGAGATCCCGGACGAGGATGCCGAGCAGTTGCAGACGGTGGGCGATGCCATCCGCTACCTGAAGGAGCACCAGGCGGCGTAG